In the Drosophila teissieri strain GT53w chromosome 3R, Prin_Dtei_1.1, whole genome shotgun sequence genome, CGTGTGCATCGCTTGCTTCATGTTTAACAACAGCCACTCGCACCAGGATGAGTACATTCGCGAATACGCCTTCGAGCCGGAGCTGCTGATCAATCGCGAGGACTACCAGCGCAAGGAGGAGCGCTCCCAGAAGTCCACAGCCGCATCCTCCGCCTCCACGCCTGTCCGCCAGCGCTGGGATGAGGTCATTGCcaagcagaaggagcagcaacGCCAGCAACAGAGCATCGAGATCGATCCGCCCGGCGATGATAAGAACCagatcgagatcgagatcgagGCGTTCTACTATGTGAGTGGCCCACGAGCCACCTGCCCATTTCATCTGTGAGACCAAGGGCCATCATCGATGCCACAGCCACAGACCTCTTAaagcactggaaaaaataacCCTGAAGTAGTTCCTTCATAACGAAAATAATTCCCTAAACGGTTCCTATTTCCAAAGTGAAGTGGAATACGATCGACAGTAACCAACTGAACTTGATTGGCATTGGAAagcatgaatatttaaattaaaacaaattatgtttCTATTAGGTTCGAGTTGTCTGCAAAAAGTGCCAAAAGAGAATCTCTAGATGGGGCATTAAATCTGCACATTATTAcacagaatttatttatttattttcttttcaacgTCTGCAGCGACGAACCTCTTGCATTGACCCTCATAGCGTACACCCCAAGAAAATCACCCTGAGTTTTGCCCTTCAATTCGCAAATAAATCAGATTCTGCGGCGGAATTCATAGCATTTCACCTATGCTGAAAATAATCTTGATTTTCACTTTCTCAAATATTTTCTCGAACCAAACAGTGACGCATGTAAATGTATTACTTTTTAGAGAAAATGTTGCAGCTGTCAgacatttggaattttttaGTCGAAAGCTACACCGGTAAATACCGgtttactttaaaataaaactccttttttaaaatatatattaataatttttatgccttttatgaatttatcAGAATTGTTAAAAATACTAAGAGTGAAAAGAGGACATACATAATTCATGTAACTTTCTTGTTTCCCACTCGACTtcttttttccaagtgcaatTGTCTGTGCACTTCCTATTCTGTCATCGGTTCTTTTTCGCTAGCCATTTGTCTAGAATGCTCAAGGCGATtgtaattgtttgttttcaacACAGGTAGCACAAAAAGCttctttgtttggttttcagAATGTTCATACACTTAGTTATAATTAGAAAAGCATACAACATTATGAcctttacaatatttataaaagctCAGGACCCGATTAATtggtaatttctcttcgcagaTGTATGGTCGCTATACCAAAGATCTAGGAGAATTTGCCAAGGATGAAGCCAGAAAGCTCAAAATACTCGAAAAGCGACGAAAGCAGGAAGATAAGCAAAGGAATaaggtaaaataaaatagaacgTTCAGCTAAATTAATAGTATAATTAATCCCGTGGATTTGCTCTTGTGATTTACTAAAATGCCAACTTAATgagaaaaccaaatatttaagGTATGCACAGCCATTTGGCCACATAGATTTGCATGATTTGTAGAGTCGCGTAGAGAACGTATCTTCCGTTGATATTCGCGTGAACGTATCAGTTTATAAAGCAGCAGTGCTGGGAAATATTTACAGGAACTGCTGGGCAAACACTCGACCCGGGCGAAGCGGGTGTCATCATGGATCTGGAGGCACACGGTGGCCCGGCTGGGCGAGGATTGGGTCTTCCTGGCGCTGCTGGGCATCATTATGGCCCTGCTCTCGTTCATCATGGACAAGGGCATATCCATATGTACAAACGGTAAGGCGTCTCTGTTCGATAATCGATTTTGCAGCTAGTCTCTAGTATCTATGGTTTTTTCCCATATATCTATTACCCCCAGCGCGAATTTGGCTGTATCGCGACCTGACGTCACAGCCTTTTGTTCAGTACATCGCATGGGTCTCGCTGCCGGTCTGTTTGATATTGTTCTCAGCCGGCTTTGTCCATCTCATCGCACCGCAAAGTATAGGTAAGCGTTCGCCATATCATACATCTCACACATCACATCTACATATTTTCTCATCATAACAGTCGCCCCTAATCACTAATAACAGTCACTTCCTTAGTCTAACTTATGTAGCTGGGTATTTAGTGAGTATGTTTTAGTAGTAGCCTGCTTGAGTAAATCATTTGATAATGGCCCTAAATTGTCGCACTCTTCCATATTAAAGCTGCCGTCGGTTTTCCAAAATTGTAGAAATTGTATGAATTTTGTGCTTACTTACTTTACTTCTATGGTTGATGATTAGGGCCAGGAAACGTGGGAATCTTGATTCTTCTTTATAAAGCATAATACGAGCTCTACTTCTTCTTCCCAAGGAATCTCTGAAAGAACTTTTAGGCCTTCTCGATCTTACCTTTATTTATATACCGAACCAATAAGTACTCATAGTACCACTGCACCCTGGCAGCTGCCCACTCCAAGCACTCTTGGCACCTCCAATCTGAGAACCCATTGTGTCTACATGTTATATACtcgaaccaaaccaaaccaaacacaCCCAGCAATTCTGCTATTAGCACACCTCAGACCTCAGAAACTAACCACTAACTATAGATCTAATTGTTACGCATAATCTAACAAACActaacaacaccaacaactgCGAGTATGATCAATGCAAATCTACATAACCAAACTGTGTCTAGGTTCTGGTATACCCGAAATGAAGACCATACTGCGCGGCGTTCAATTGAAAGAGTATCTCACATTTAAGACACTGGTGGCCAAGGTAATTGGTTTAACGGCAACTCTGGGCAGCGGTATGCCATTAGGAAAGGAAGTAAGTATAAGAATTGATCTCACACTGCATGCACAGCGCTGCGGCGAAGCAAGTGCAATTTGGAAAATCTATATGAATCCGTTTTTATTTCCGCTTCTGTATCTGCGTACTTCCGTAGGGTCCTTTCGTACATATAGCAAGTATTGTAGCACAATTATTAAGTAAACTTGTCACATCATTCCAAGGCATATATGAGAATGAGTCGCGTAACTCCGAAATGTTGGCGGCCGCCTGTGCCGTCGGTGTGGGCGCCTGTTTTGCCGCTCCAGTCGGTGGTAAGTACACAGTGCTAGATTTTCTTGGGTTCCTTGACCTCTGACCCCGCTCCTCCCGCAGGTGTGCTCTTCAGCATAGAGGTCACCACCACGTACTTTGCTGTGCGCAACTACTGGCGCGGTTTCTTCGCCGCCGTGTGTGGCGCCACTGTCTTCCGGCTCCTGGCCGTTTGGTTCCAAAACGCGGACACTGTCCGGGCCCTGTTCCTCACGAACTTCACCACCGAGTTTCCCTTCGATCCCCAGGAGCTGTTCGTCTTCGCCTTGATTGGGTACGTGGTTGAACTGTTCAGTTGAATGGTTGCTATATCTAATGTTTCCTTTTCAGACTCGTCTGCGGTTTGGGTGGCGCATCATACGTGTGGGTCCATCGGCGGTATGTCCTCTTCATGCGATCCAACAAGCGGATGAACAAGTTCCTGCAGAAGAAGTAAGATTCCAAAGCCATAACTCTCAAAACGTatcaattaatattaatatctaTCCTTTAGTCGCTTTCTGTATCCGGGATTCCTGGCTCTGCTGGTGTCCAGCATCTCGTTTCCCCTGGGAACTGGACAGTTCCTGGCCGGCGAACTGAGTACCCACGAGCAGGTGACACAGCTATTCAGCAATTTCACGTGGTCACGAGATGATCTTACTGTGGAGCAGGCGGCTGTGGTGACCCACTGGATGACCAGTTACACCAGCGTCTTTGGCAACCTGGTCATCTACACACTCTTCACGGTAAGATATTGGAGATTGATCCCTTGCACATACTGATCTGTCATGTTGCAGTTCGTGTTCTCCATCATCGCTTCCACGATACCAGTGCCGTCGGGCATGTTCATTCCGGTTTTCAAGATCGGTGCCGGCTTTGGTCGGCTGGTGGGCGAGTTCATGGCGGTGACATTTCCCCACGGCGTCCGGTATGGCGGCCGGCTGTCGCCCATCATGCCCGGAGGCTATGCCGTCGTCGGAGCGGCCGCCTTCTCTGGATCCGTGACGCACACGGTGTCTGTGGCCGTAATCATTTTCGAGATGACCGGACAGATAACGCACGTGGTGCCCGTGATGATTGCCGTGCTGGTGGCCAATGCCGTGGCGGCGCTGCTCCAACCGTCGATATACGACAGTATTATATTGATTAAGAAGCTGCCCTACCTGCCCGATCTGCTGCCCTCCAGTTCTGGGATGTACAGCATATTCGTGGAGGACTTTATGGTGCGGGATGTGAAGTACATATGGCACGGCATCTCCTATCAGAAGCTCAAAGAAGTCCTCAAGCTAAACAAGACGCTGAGATCCCTGCCACTGGTGGACAGCCCGGATAACATGATCCTGCTGGGATCCGTGCAGCGGTACGAGCTGATCAAAATGATCGAGAAGCACATCGGACGCGAGAAGCGCATGGAGGTGGCCCAGAAGTGGCAAAAGGAGGCTCAGGAGCGAGCCCTCGAGGAGGAGAAGAAAAAACAGGAGGTGGAGCTGAAGATGCGGCGTCCATCGCGATTCGAGGTCCTGCCAGCTCCGGATATACTCAGTTTACGGCAGATTGCCAACGACGAAATGCTGCCGCCCAAGAAAAGGGCGGAGACCATGCACAGTTCGCTGGCGCCCAGGAAGTCCATTCTAAAGAAGACCAACTCCTTCAACCTGAAGACCTACGCCCAGCCCATGGGGCACAGTCCCAGCATCACGCCCTACACCACGATCACCGGCAATTCCGAGTTCCGCATTCGCTCAGCCTTCGAGGCCATCTTCAAGAAGTCCACCACGCTTCAGGACGTCCAGCCGGATCCGGAAACGGGCTCCATCTCTCCGGCTGCAAGCCACCACGAGGTGGAGGTGCCTCGAACTCCTAGTACTCCCGGTGTTTCCAAAAAGGTCCAGCTGGTAGGTGCACACTTCCTATTTACCTCATAAAGATTGTGTGTTGGGTTATCTAAGTTATTAAGTAAACCGGGAGATGGAATCTCTCTTTTCAAGCCTGCACAAAGTAATTGGGATTTTGTAACCGATCAAATTATGCTGGTAAGTTACTTACTAACAACATTCATGTCAtatcatttcattcattttcttGGGTGATGTGTGTTTAACTTACTCTAATATCTGCAAGCAAGTAAACCCTATTTCAACGGAATTAACAAATATGGTAAGcctcaaaacaaattaaaagtataaacTATAAAGTAGAAGTAGTATCCAGGCATAAGTAATACTTTTATATCGCTAATACAGTGGACTATCTGAAAATAGATCAAATACTTGATAGTTTCAGTAGAAGATTGAACTAGAGTATTGCCAGCTTAAACTACCTATCTATACATATAGTAATCTGCAGATTAATGTTTGAAAAGCCTGCCGAGAAGGATATCACGGATATAGCGTTATCAAATAGTGGAGATAGTTCGACGCAGTCACCGAGCATTAAATTCAAAGCAAATAAAGTTGCAGATGTAAATAGATCTCCTCAGGCGGCAAAAAGGTGCACGAAAATACGGTTTGCCAATGAAGTTGGAGTAAATGGTTCGCCAACTCGAAcgaaatgtaaaataaaaccaGAAAACGAAATGGGTTACTCTATAGAAGATGTGGATGAAACAACAAGTCCAGAATCGCTTGCTGAGGTAGGTAAAACTGAAGGAAACTCTTGATTATTGGCTACTGTCAACTTAAAACGCATAAAGTATCATTAACTCTCAAAGTTAACATACCCATTTCTCTCCTATCTTGTAAACCCCAAATAAGAGCATTCAAAAGACGAAGTCAGTGCGATTGGTACGTTTAGAATACTATTCAGAATATATTACCCTTTCTTTCAACTGATATTATAGCTAacgttttaattgatttccaGCCCAGGGAACGTGTTATTGACATGTCGCCGGAGGATCAGAAGCAATGGGAGCTGGAAGAGATGTTGAAGCCCATCGATCTGCAAAAGGCCAATGTGCACATAGATCCCTCGCCATTTCAGCTGGTGGAACGCACCTCCATACTCAAGGTTCACTCGTTGTTTTCTATGGTGGGCATTAACCACGCCTATGTCACCAAAATCGGAAGGCTCGTGGGCGTTGTGGGACTGAAAGAAGTAAGACTTGTTTCATATATTTGATGATTCCACCTATAACACACATGTTATTCCACAGTTGAGAAAAGCCATCGAGGACATTAATAGCAATAGTTTCGTACCACCGACACGAGATGAGGATGCGAATGAGAAGCCAGCGGTGGAGAAACCCCTGCTGTCGACGAACTCTAGTGATAAGGCCGTGGACATGACCGTCACCTCGATGGACTCGGCACTATCCAATTCCGAGAACTGTTCGGACATTGAAATGGAGCACATAAAGCACACGGATAAGGGCACAGTATCGCTCACCATGCCGCCACAGGAATCTAAGCAAAGTCCATCGGCGGACACAAATAACACAGAAAACGGCAATCATGCTTGAAACAAGATGATCGGCTATCATAATAGTTACTACgatacgtatacgtaatatgttTGTAAAGATCAGCTAAACACACCTATCATAAGTTACGTCTTACACGAGTTAGTCATCAATgttattatgtatttatatctCGTTAGTTCATAATGTCAAAGATATCGTGATTTACATTTAAGTTGAAAAGAAATCAAGTCACCAACGAAGACTgcgtttgattttatttatatcctTTGGGGAGTATGGTTGAAGTataaagcataaaaatgcattacttTTTCCACTTATTATTTCTTTGCTAATTGACCCACAACTCTTTGATGAATATGTAACGCCAAGTTGGTATTCGCTTTAGCATTTTTCAATTGATCTTTTAAGTGCGCGCCGATAAATTTGTAGCACAGTCGAAAACTATCGATACATTGAAAGCGCCAATAAGATATCGACACATTCCATCAGCTGATGCATTAAGTGTTGGCTAACTCGTGAAAATTATTGTGTATTGCATCTATCTTTTTCTATGCgaacttaaaaataataattattgcCCCGAATTCCTTGAGATTTGCTGGCAGTTAGCGGGGATTTCGGCTGCAGCCGGCTGCGAGGTGTGTGCgcggatatatatatatagattggCCCGTCCGATTCCCGGCGAACTATTCCACTTTGCGTGGCGGGGTGTggttaaagaaaaaaaaagagtgaaGACCAAGACTCGTAAAGCCTGAAAAACGCCTCCGGGCGCCATAGACAATACAATAACAATTCGGTCCCTCGATCGCCGTGGAGCTAATCATTTATGCCGAACGCAGAGACGGAGCCTAATTAGCATATCAAATTGAATGACGGCATTGGCGAATAGTAGCCATCTGCCGCAGTCCCAGCTACAAGaacgaaacaaaaagcaaaaaaaaccaaattcaaaataaatcatcTTCAACTCTTTGTTCCCCAGATTTGGCTAGTAAAGAGCCGTAGGATCCTAGACGACTGGCCGGCAATGTGGTGGGCAAGATGTCCCGACTCGCTGATTACTTCGTAATAGTCGGCTACGACAGCGATAAGGAAAGTGAGTAGTACATCCATATGCCCATCAGCCATAATTAGCAATTCCTGACTTTCAACCATTTCCCTTTCCCCAGAAACTGCCAGCAATGTGGGCGGCCAGCCGACATGCGGCAAGATCGTTCAGCGCTTTCCCGAGAAAGATTGGCCGGACACTCCGTTTATCGACGGCATTGAATGGGTGCGTTTCCAACATTCCACACTTAATTCGTAGCATATCTGACTTTTACCTTATCGTTCCGACAGTTCTGCCA is a window encoding:
- the LOC122619542 gene encoding chloride channel protein 2 isoform X5, yielding MYGRYTKDLGEFAKDEARKLKILEKRRKQEDKQRNKELLGKHSTRAKRVSSWIWRHTVARLGEDWVFLALLGIIMALLSFIMDKGISICTNARIWLYRDLTSQPFVQYIAWVSLPVCLILFSAGFVHLIAPQSIGSGIPEMKTILRGVQLKEYLTFKTLVAKVIGLTATLGSGMPLGKEGPFVHIASIVAQLLSKLVTSFQGIYENESRNSEMLAAACAVGVGACFAAPVGGVLFSIEVTTTYFAVRNYWRGFFAAVCGATVFRLLAVWFQNADTVRALFLTNFTTEFPFDPQELFVFALIGLVCGLGGASYVWVHRRYVLFMRSNKRMNKFLQKNRFLYPGFLALLVSSISFPLGTGQFLAGELSTHEQVTQLFSNFTWSRDDLTVEQAAVVTHWMTSYTSVFGNLVIYTLFTFVFSIIASTIPVPSGMFIPVFKIGAGFGRLVGEFMAVTFPHGVRYGGRLSPIMPGGYAVVGAAAFSGSVTHTVSVAVIIFEMTGQITHVVPVMIAVLVANAVAALLQPSIYDSIILIKKLPYLPDLLPSSSGMYSIFVEDFMVRDVKYIWHGISYQKLKEVLKLNKTLRSLPLVDSPDNMILLGSVQRYELIKMIEKHIGREKRMEVAQKWQKEAQERALEEEKKKQEVELKMRRPSRFEVLPAPDILSLRQIANDEMLPPKKRAETMHSSLAPRKSILKKTNSFNLKTYAQPMGHSPSITPYTTITGNSEFRIRSAFEAIFKKSTTLQDVQPDPETGSISPAASHHEVEVPRTPSTPGVSKKVQLPRERVIDMSPEDQKQWELEEMLKPIDLQKANVHIDPSPFQLVERTSILKVHSLFSMVGINHAYVTKIGRLVGVVGLKELRKAIEDINSNSFVPPTRDEDANEKPAVEKPLLSTNSSDKAVDMTVTSMDSALSNSENCSDIEMEHIKHTDKGTVSLTMPPQESKQSPSADTNNTENGNHA
- the LOC122619542 gene encoding chloride channel protein 2 isoform X6 — encoded protein: MKPESSKYSKSDESRKISKGISAGKYLQELLGKHSTRAKRVSSWIWRHTVARLGEDWVFLALLGIIMALLSFIMDKGISICTNARIWLYRDLTSQPFVQYIAWVSLPVCLILFSAGFVHLIAPQSIGSGIPEMKTILRGVQLKEYLTFKTLVAKVIGLTATLGSGMPLGKEGPFVHIASIVAQLLSKLVTSFQGIYENESRNSEMLAAACAVGVGACFAAPVGGVLFSIEVTTTYFAVRNYWRGFFAAVCGATVFRLLAVWFQNADTVRALFLTNFTTEFPFDPQELFVFALIGLVCGLGGASYVWVHRRYVLFMRSNKRMNKFLQKNRFLYPGFLALLVSSISFPLGTGQFLAGELSTHEQVTQLFSNFTWSRDDLTVEQAAVVTHWMTSYTSVFGNLVIYTLFTFVFSIIASTIPVPSGMFIPVFKIGAGFGRLVGEFMAVTFPHGVRYGGRLSPIMPGGYAVVGAAAFSGSVTHTVSVAVIIFEMTGQITHVVPVMIAVLVANAVAALLQPSIYDSIILIKKLPYLPDLLPSSSGMYSIFVEDFMVRDVKYIWHGISYQKLKEVLKLNKTLRSLPLVDSPDNMILLGSVQRYELIKMIEKHIGREKRMEVAQKWQKEAQERALEEEKKKQEVELKMRRPSRFEVLPAPDILSLRQIANDEMLPPKKRAETMHSSLAPRKSILKKTNSFNLKTYAQPMGHSPSITPYTTITGNSEFRIRSAFEAIFKKSTTLQDVQPDPETGSISPAASHHEVEVPRTPSTPGVSKKVQLPRERVIDMSPEDQKQWELEEMLKPIDLQKANVHIDPSPFQLVERTSILKVHSLFSMVGINHAYVTKIGRLVGVVGLKELRKAIEDINSNSFVPPTRDEDANEKPAVEKPLLSTNSSDKAVDMTVTSMDSALSNSENCSDIEMEHIKHTDKGTVSLTMPPQESKQSPSADTNNTENGNHA